The Mycolicibacterium fluoranthenivorans DNA window CTGCGGGGTGTTGACCAGGAAGATGGTCTGCTCGGCCTGACCGTCGCGGGCCACCAGGCCGGCCTCCTTGCGGCAGTGCTCGGTGTGGTGGCCGGGATAGGACTCGTGGGCCACCAGCCGCGGCAGATTCGACATCTGCTGTTTGAGGTCGGCGTTGACGGCGACGGTCGACTTGTAGTCACCGAGGTAGTAGTTGAATCCCGACCAGGGCTTGTCGGTGACCACCTCGTAGGTGATGGTCTCGGCCTCGGGCAGCGGATAGGTGGCGCGCACCTTGTCCCGTAGCGCCGAGGAGAACGCGTGGATGGCCTCCTCCAGGCGTGCCGGCGGGATCTCCTCGCCGCTGCGGTAGGCGTGCATCCGTTCGGCCAGCGAGCCGGTGCCGCCGACCACCTCGTCGAGCCGGCGGTGCGCATCGCGGTACCGCTGCGGATCGCCCTTGACGATGTCGACGTCGAAGTACTCGCGCACCTCCTCGACGAAGCCCACCTGCTCGCCGGCGAACTTGCGTCCCGCGCAGGCCAGCGCCTTCAGATGTGCCGACAGATAGTCCGCGCGGGGACCGTCCAGGCCGCTTCCGGGCACCTGGGCGAGCAGTCGCTGGGCCTGTCGGGCCAGGTCGGCCGGATCGGGAGTGGCCTCATCGGCCACCTGGCGGCGCAGCTGCGGATCGCCGGTGAAGGAGTCCACATAGCCCTCCTCGACCCGGTCGAAGCGCAGACCGAGAAGGAGATACTCGCGAATCAGGGCCTCTGAATCCGTGCCGGCGTCCATGACGTCAACCGTAGATGCAAGACTGACCGCATGCCGCGGCCGAGTGAGCCGAGCCCATATGTGGAGTTCGACAGAGCCCAGTGGCGCGCGTTGCGTATGGCCACCCCCCTTGCGTTGTCCGAAGCGGAACTGCGCAGCCTGCGCGGCCTGGGTGAGCAGATCGACCTGCTTGAGGTGGAAGAGGTCTACCTGCCGCTGGCGCGGTTGATCCACCTGCAGGTCGCCGCGCATCAGTTGCTCTTCGCCGCCACCGCCGAATTCCTCGGCGAGCAGACACCGGAGAACCCGGTGCCGTTCGTCATCGGAGTGGCGGGCAGCGTCGCCGTCGGGAAATCCACCACCGCCCGCGTGCTCAAGGCACTACTGGCCCGGTGGGAGAACCATCCTCGGGTCGACCTGGTGACCACCGACGGCTTCCTGTACCCGAATGCAGAGCTCGCACGCCGGAACATGATGCATCGCAAGGGCTTTCCGGAGAGCTACGACCGCAGAGCGCTGATGCGCTTCGTCACCGCGGTCAAATCCGGGGCGGAGGTGGCCTGCGCCCCGGTGTATTCACACCTGCTGTACGACATCGTGCCCGGTGAAAAGCAGCTGATCCGCCAGCCCGACATCCTCATCCTGGAGGGCCTCAATGTGCTGCAGACCGGGCCGGCACTGATGGTCTCGGACCTGTTCGACTTCTCGCTGTACGTCGACGCCCGCATCGAGGATATCGAGCAGTGGTATGTCTCCCGGTTCCTGTCGATGCGGGCCGGCGCCTTCGCCGACCCGGCCTCACATTTCCACCACTACTCGACGCTGACCGACGAGCAGGCGGTGTTCGCGGCCCGCGATATCTGGCATTCGATCAACCGGCCCAACCTGATCGACAACATCCTGCCGACCCGGCCCCGGGCAACCCTGGTGCTGCGCAAGGACTCCGATCACTCGATCAACCGGCTGCGGCTGCGCAAGCTCTGAAACGGCGGGCGTTCAGATCCGGCGAAGGCCGGCGTACTGCACGCTGCCGATCACCGCGGTGTACAGCGCACCCCCGAACAGCAGGGCGTAACCCCAGGTGGTCAGCGGCCAGATGCCGGCCTCGGCCAGTCCCACGAAGCCGACCGTGAACAGCGCGTTGGCGGTGATGGTGGCGATCGCACCGGGGCGCACCCGATCCCGGCCCGCGAGCCAGTACACGACCACGCCGTAGCCGAGGAAGAACACCCCGAGGCCGTACTCGACGGCGACCGGGACCCCGGTCAGCGAGGACAGCCAGTCTGCGGCAGCGACGAACGGGATCCCGGCGATCCCGACGAGCACCGCGTCCAGGCGCATCGCGAAGCGGACCAACCCATCCCTGGCCCGGGTGGTGGGGGCGGTGAAAGTGGTCATCGAACATTCCTTCCCTGTTGGGGGGGGTGAGGAGAGACCGGTGCGGGGGCATCACGCCAACCTCTAGCGGGACGACCCCGCACCGGGTCGGAGGTTCGGCTCCTCTTCGTCGAGGGTGCTGAACACCACCAACGTTGCGAGAAATCCACTGCCAGGTCTGCCCCGGTCGCTGCCAGACACTGCCAAGCCCAGGTCAGCCCGTGTGCGCCACCTGCCCGCCGCGCAGGTCGGCCGCGATGACGCGGGCCGCGGCGTTCTGCCAGTTGTGCAGGGATCGCTGCGGCACCTCGGTGACCAGCCACTGCCAGGCCTGTCGGGCCACCGGGTCGAGTCCGGATGCGGTGGCGTTCTGGGCGTAGGCGCGCACGCCGGCGACGTACGGGAAGTACAGCGAGTTGTAGTGCCGCCATTGCTCGCTGGTGCCGAAGTCGCCGCCGTCGCGTGGTTTGAGCGCGGCGATTCGGTCGGCCAACAGCGCCCGGAGTTCGTTGGCCCGCTCCAGCGGCTGGTCGGGTGCGCCCCGAGAAGCGAGCCGGACATCGATGATGGGCAGCGCGGTGAGCGGACTGGCCACCAGTTTGGACAGGTCACCGTAGTGGCCCAGTGCGCGCCGGGTCAGGCGTGCGAACGCCTCGTCGTCGACCTGGTCCAGTGGGTGCGCCGAGCGCAGCGGCAGGGCGGACTCGGTGCGGCGCAACGCGGCACGGTCGGCCCGCAGTTGCGGGGAGCGCGAGAACGTGACCCGGTCCAGCAGTCCGGCCAGCGGATCGGCCAGCACGTTGATCGTGACGGCGATCGCAATGCTGGTGAACAGCAGTACCGTCAGCGCCGTCCGCGCCGACGGCCCCGCCACGGCGAGGCCGACCAGGGCCTGCGCCCCGAACACCAGGGCCACCACCGCCGTCGCCGTGAACGACCGCAGCATGTCGGCGCGCAGGGCCTGCCCCTCGTCGAAGGCGTCGGACAGGGCGACGGCCACCCCGAGTAGGGCCACGTCGAACCCGGTGGACGCCAACGCAAGCCAACTGGGCACCAGGCCGAGCGGGATGACCAGGATGGCGTTGCCGAGCGCGAAGAACAGGGTGGCCACGACGACGAAGCGCACCACCGGGACCGGCTGGACGGGCCGCAGCGTCGTGGAGGCCATCGCCCCCAGCGAGGACACCGACACCGCGGCGAACATCACCCAGTGGCCGGCGCGCAGCGGACCGTCGACGTTGCCCGCCATGGCGGCGCCGGTGAACGCCACCGCAGCCACCACCGCGACCGCCACGAACTCACGCGCCCGCCCGGGCGGGTTGTCCTGGGGGCGGGACAGTTCCAGCAACACCGCGAACCAGAAGATGCCGGGCAGCACGACGAGGTAGACCTCGACCTGACTCAGCAGATGCGTACTGCGCTCCGGCCCGCCGGCCGCCACCCGCACCGCGTCCAGTGCGACCACCGCGGCAAAACTCGTCAGCCCGGCCGCGGCCAGCGCCAGCACGGGCTTACGCGGATTCCGGGCGAGCAGATACAGGCCGAGCCACCAGCTGAGTGCGAAGACGACCGCCGACAGCCAGGTCATGGTGGTTACAGGCCGTGGCGCCGGTGGCGCCGGGTGTAATCGCGCAGCGCGCGCAGGAAGTCGACGCGACGGAAGGCCGGCCAGTGCGCCTCGGTGAACCACATCTCCGAATATGCGCTCTGCCACAACAGGAATCCGGAGAGACGTTGCTCACCCGAGGTGCGGATGACAAGGTCGGGATCGGGCTGCCCGGAGGTGTAGAGGTTCTCCGAGATCGCATCGACGGTGACCGCCTCGACGAGTTGTTCAGCGGTGGCCCCGTTGGCGAGTTCTTTGCTCAACAGGGCCCGCACGGCGTCGACGATCTCCTGCCGACCGCCGTAGCCGACGGCCACGTTGACGTGAAAGGAACCGGGACCGCTGGTGGCCGTTCTCGCCGTGCCGTCCACCGCCTCCCGGAGCCGGCGGGCGGGTTCCTCTCCGAGCAGTTCCAGGTCACCGACGGTCCGCACGCTCCAGTGATTGTCCGGGGCGCAGATCTCCTCGACGACATCGGTGATGATCTCGATGAGGGCCGACAACTCGTCCGGGTCGCGCCCGAGGTTCTCGGTGGACAGCAGGTAGACGGTGGTCAGTTCGATGCCCGCGGCCTGGCACCAGCGCAGCATCTCGGCGATCTTGGCCGCACCCTTGCGGTAGCCGTAGCTGACATCGTCGTAGCCGGCGTCACGTGCCCAGCGCCGGTTGCCGTCGCACAACACGGCGATATGGCGAGGGAGTTCGGATTTCGAGCGGATCAGCTCGTTGCGCAACCGCATCTCGTACAGCCGGTACGCCGGCTCCTTGAGACGCGGGGGAATGATCTCCACGAAAATCAGACTACTGTGGCAACCAGGCTCTCCCATGCCAGTCAGTGGAGGTGACCCAGTCAGTGGAGGTGACGATGACAACTCCGATCGACGCCGGCCGGCCGTACCGGTCGGCGGCAGCCACCACCCAATCCTCCGACGATCCCGGCGACCTGCCTGCCGCCGTCGTCGACGGAGTGGCCCAGTTCCTGGGCAAGCCGCGCGCCCGCGGCTGGATCCACGTCTACTCGGCGATCGTCGCGTTCATCGCGGGTGCGGCGTTGGTGTCGGTGTCGTGGTCGCTGCAGGGCACCCGCGCCGGCGTGTCGACCCTGATCTACACCTTCACCATCGTCGCGATGTTCACCGTCAGCGGCACCTACCATCGGGTCAACTGGACATCGCCGAACGCCCGCAAGTGGATGAAGCGTCTGGACCACTCGACGATCTTCGTGTTCATCGCGGGCAGTTACACGCCGTTCGCCCTGCTGGCCCTGCCCGATTCCAAGGGCATGGTGCTGTTCTGGATCGTGTGGAGCGGTGCCGCCGCCGGGGTGCTGCTCAAGATGTTCTGGCCGTCCGCGCCGGCCTGGGTCGGCGTCCCGCTGTACCTGTTGTTGGGCTGGGTGGCGGCATGGTTCATCGGCCCGATCATGGACGGCGCGGGTGTCGCGGCGGTGGTGCTGCTGATCGTCGGCGGCGCGCTGTACAGCATCGGCGGTGTGCTCTACGGACTGAAGTGGCCCAATCCGTGGCCGACGACCTTCGGTCACCACGAGTTCTTCCACGCCTGCACCGCGGTAGCGGCGATCTGCCACTACATCGCGATGTGGTTCGCAGTTTTCTAGTGGTTGGTGACGTTGTCCGGCCCCCAGTAGGCCTTCATCGACGTGATCTTGGCGTCCGCGTCGAACGTCATGACGCTGATGATCTCGATGCTCATCCCGACGCCGTTGCCGAAGTCCAGCGATAGCTGCCAGTAGAAAGCCGCCTCGTGACCGAGTGCGCGCAGGGTGTGGATCTCGGTCGTGCCCTTGACGTTCTCGATATTGGCGTAGAAGCCGCGGATGGCCTGCCGACCGATGTGCACCTCGCCGCCGACCGGGTCCTCCAACGTGGCATCGGAGGCATACAGCTCGACGACCTCGTCGGGTGCGCCCTTGGCGACCAGCTCGAGGTAACGGTGAACGGTGGCGGTGATCTGCTCGGGAGTGGGCATGCGCCGCACGCTACACGGCGCGACTCAGCGCCGCGGCGAGATCCTCCGCCGTCGTCACCGGTAGATCGCAGGTCCGGCCGCGGCACACATACGCGGCGTCGCGCCCGGCGATGCGGTCCCTGCCCGTCAGCAGTTCGGTACTGTCCGCCGGGCCGCCGACGACGATCGCCCCACCCGGTGCCAACCTCCTTGCCGCGGTGAGCAGTTCGGAGTGGTCCGGATCGCAGGCGACGGCGATCTGGAGGGGGCCGCGGACCGCCGCTTCGGCCACCGCCAGCCAGTGCCCACCGGAGCGCGCCGCCTTGCCCAGGATCGGGGTCGCCGCGGCCAGGGCGGCGCCCGCCGCCGTCGCGTAACGCTCCGCGCCGGTCAGGTGCGCGGCCAGTTGCAGCGCCTCGGCGATCAACGACGCCCCCGACGGGGTCGCCCCGTCGAATGGATCGGCCGGGCGCAGCACCAGGGTCTCGGCGTCATCGGCGGTGTCGAACCAGCGTCCATCGGCGTCGGCGTCGGCGTCGGCGTCGGCGTCGGCGAAGTGCGCGAGCGCGGTGTCGAGCAGTCCGGTCGCCTCGGGCAACCACGTGCCGGTGAGCTGATACAGCGTCAGCAGCGCGATGGCCAGCGCCGCGTAGTCCTCCAGAATTCCCGCGCTGCCACCGACCACCCCACCCATGCTGACCCGGCGCAGCCGACCGTCGACGAGATGCAGGTTCAGCAGCGTACGGGCGCAATGCGTTGCGGCATCGAGATATTCGGGCTCCCCCAGCGCCACCGAGGCCTCGGCGAGCGCGGTGACGGCCAGCCCGTTCCAGGCGGTGACGATCTTGGCGTCCCGCCCGGGCTGGACCCGCTGCGCGCGTGCGGCCAGCAGCATGTCCCGGACCCGCGCGAATCGGGCCGCGTCGTCGGGATCCACCGGCAGCTGCAACACCGACGTCCCGTGTTCGAACGACCCCGCCTCCGTCACGCCGAAAAGCGAAGCGGCCCAGGAGGCGTCGTCGGCACCGAGGACCTCCCGCAACTGCTCCGGCGACCACACGTAGGTCAGGCCTTCCACCCCGCCGGAATCCGCGTCCAGGGACGAGATGAACATGCCGCCGTCGCCGAGCTCCTCGATCAGAAACCGGGCGGTCTCGCCGGCGATTCTGCGCGCGAACGGGTTTCCGGTGCGCCGCGCCCAGTGTGCGTATACCCGCAGCAGCAACGCGTTGTCGTACAGCATCTTCTCGAAATGCGGTACCACCCAGGCATTGTCGATGCTGTAGCGGGCGAAGCCGCCGGCCAGCTGGTCGTAGATACCCCCGCGGGCCATGGCCTGGCAGGTCCGCTCCACCACCTCGAGGCCGGTTCCGGTCCGCTCGTCGTGTCGCAGCAGCGCTTCCAGCAGCGCCGACGGCGGGAACTTGGGCGCCCGCCCGAAACCGCCGTATGCGGGGTCCTCGTCGCGGAGCACGGCGGCCACCGCGTGGTCGCACAGCGCAGGCTCCAATGCGGAACCGCCGGACAGGGCAGTGGCCATCGCACGCAGTTCGCCCGCGATGGCCTCGGACGCCTGCTCCACCTCGGCCCGTCGCTCCCGCCAGGTCTCCTCGACCGCCGAGAGTAAGTGCAAGAAACCATCTTTGGGGTAATAGGTGCCGGCGAAAAAGGGCCGGCCGTCCGGGGTCAAGAAGCACGTCATCGGCCAGCCACCCTGCCCGGTCAGTGCGATGGTGGCATTCATGTAGACCGCGTCCAGATCGGGGCGTTCCTCGCGGTCGACCTTGATGCAGACGAACGCGGCGTTCGCCGCCGCGGCGACCTCGATATCCTCGAACGACTCGTGCGCCATCACGTGGCACCAGTGACAGGCCGCGTATCCGATGGAGAGCAGGATGGGGACATCCCGCGCGGCGGCCTCGGCCAGCGCCTCGGCGCTCCACTGCTGCCAGTGCACCGGGTTGTCGGCGTGCTGGCGCAGGTACGGGCTGGTGGCCCCGCCGAGCGTGTTACCCCTTGGCGTCATCCTTGAACTCACCCGTCGTGCCCTCGTCGATGGCCTGATCCGGCTCCGGGTGCTCCGGGTCGAACGACTCGGGCAGCTTCTTGAGGTGCCGATTCATCGACCACACCAGGGCGAAGGTGCCGATCAACAGGATGACGACCACGACAAGGCCCAGCGGACTGGCCTTACCGAAATCGGGCCCGGTATCGCGGGGCCCCTCCTCGGCGAGGAGGCCGGCGATCAGGATAAACGTATCGGTCATGTCTCGATTCCCGTGAACAAGTCTGTCTCGGGCAATTGCACCCGTACCCGCGAGCGCGCGAGTTCGAACTCCTCGGTCGGCCACAGCCGCTGCTGCCACTCGATGGGCGCGTGGAAGAAATCGCCGGTCGGGTCGATCTGGGTGGCGTGGGCTCGCAGCGCGTCATCACGCTGGGCGAAGTACTCCGAGCAGTGCACCCGGGTGGTGACCCGCCCCTCGAAGACGTCGAACTCGGGATCCCAGTGCTCCAGCCACTTGTCGAAGGGTCCGGTGCGGCCGTGCTTGACGAACTCGTCCTGCAGCATCTGCATGCGGCGGCGCAGGAAGCCGTGGTTGTAGTAGAGCTTGGACACGCTCCACGGCTCACCCGCGTCCGGGTAGCGCAGATGGTCGGCGGCGGCCTCGTAGGCGGCGACGCTGACCTCGTGGCAGCGAATGTGATCGGGGTGCGGATAGCCACCGTTCTCGTCGTAGGTGGTCAGCACGTGGGGCCGGAACTCCCGGATCACGCGCACCAGCCGTTCGACGGGTTCGACCAGCGGCACCGCGGCGAAGCAGCCGTCCGGCAGCGGCGGCAGGGGATCGCCCTCGGGCAACCCGGAGTCGACGAAGCCCAGCCAGTGGTGCTCGACGCCGAGGATCTCGGCGGCCTTGGCCATCTCGTCGCGGCGCACCTCGGCGATCCGGCCGTGCACCTCGGGCAGGTCCATGGCCGGATTGAGGATGTCCCCGCGTTCTCCGCCGGTCAGCGTCACCACCATGACGCGGACACCTTCAGCCGCATACCGTGCGGTGGTCGCCGCACCCTTGCTGGATTCATCGTCCGGGTGGGCGTGCACCGCCATCAATCGCAGTTCAGTCATCTCGTCTCATCTAACGGTTTTCTTTCCACAACCGCGGCCGCCGCCTCTTCATGCCCACAGTCCTATAGTTCCAGTCCTAGTAGAAGCAACCGACCGACGGGCAGCCAAAACCTTGACCATCGACCGTCCCGCCGCCCGGTATGGGCGTGAGCGATTGTCCCGCAGTACCCGCCGCCGGGTGGCCATCGGGTTGACCGCACTGATTGTGACGGCAGGGGTGGCCCTCGCGCTCGTCGCGTTCAACCGGCTGGGCGCCGGGGACGTCAAGGGCGAACTCGGCGGGTACAAGCTGATCGACAACCAGACGGTGTCGGTGACCATCACGGTGACCCGTGCCGATCCGGGGCGGCCGGTGGTGTGCATCGTGCGGGCGCGGTCCAAGGACGGCGGCGAGGTGGGCCGGCGTGAAATCCTGGTCCCGCCCTCGACCGAGACATCGGTGCAGGTCACCACCGAGGTGAAGACGACCAAGCCGCCCGCTGTCGGCGATATCTACGGCTGCGGCACCGATGTGCCCGCATATCTGCGAACCCCCTAGCCGTGCTCCCGCGGGACCGCTGCGGGCGTCGGCACAACCAACGCCGAACAGCCAAATCATGAAAATCCGCTGACCCGGCGGTGGTAGACTGGCCCGATACACGGTTCCGGCTGGAGCCGTGTATTGCTGCTTTAGTACGCGATCTGCGGCTGCGAATGTGGCATCACGCCACAGCACCCACGCGGCGCAGCGCAAGAACAAACAACGACAGGAGCGCGAGGATATGACCGATACCCAGGTCACCTGGCTGACCCAAGAAGCACATGACCGGCTGAAGGTGGAGCTGGACCAGTTGATCGCCAACCGGCCGGTCATCGCCGCCGAGATCAACGACCGTCGCGAAGAGGGCGACCTGCGCGAGAACGGCGGCTACCACGCCGCCCGCGAGCAGCAGGGC harbors:
- a CDS encoding nuclear transport factor 2 family protein, which codes for MPTPEQITATVHRYLELVAKGAPDEVVELYASDATLEDPVGGEVHIGRQAIRGFYANIENVKGTTEIHTLRALGHEAAFYWQLSLDFGNGVGMSIEIISVMTFDADAKITSMKAYWGPDNVTNH
- a CDS encoding DUF885 domain-containing protein; translated protein: MDAGTDSEALIREYLLLGLRFDRVEEGYVDSFTGDPQLRRQVADEATPDPADLARQAQRLLAQVPGSGLDGPRADYLSAHLKALACAGRKFAGEQVGFVEEVREYFDVDIVKGDPQRYRDAHRRLDEVVGGTGSLAERMHAYRSGEEIPPARLEEAIHAFSSALRDKVRATYPLPEAETITYEVVTDKPWSGFNYYLGDYKSTVAVNADLKQQMSNLPRLVAHESYPGHHTEHCRKEAGLVARDGQAEQTIFLVNTPQCLMAEGLADLALYAVVGDEASGATGNGRGWGPWAAEIYADLGLRFDGDRAAAIAEASAALADVRQDAALMLHDEHRDVDEVVAYLSTWLLTTETRARQMLKFLSSPLWRAYTSTYVEGYRLLRGWLDARPAEVSLTERFGRLLDEPLIPSALRAA
- a CDS encoding DUF4307 domain-containing protein; this encodes MTIDRPAARYGRERLSRSTRRRVAIGLTALIVTAGVALALVAFNRLGAGDVKGELGGYKLIDNQTVSVTITVTRADPGRPVVCIVRARSKDGGEVGRREILVPPSTETSVQVTTEVKTTKPPAVGDIYGCGTDVPAYLRTP
- a CDS encoding thioredoxin domain-containing protein — translated: MTPRGNTLGGATSPYLRQHADNPVHWQQWSAEALAEAAARDVPILLSIGYAACHWCHVMAHESFEDIEVAAAANAAFVCIKVDREERPDLDAVYMNATIALTGQGGWPMTCFLTPDGRPFFAGTYYPKDGFLHLLSAVEETWRERRAEVEQASEAIAGELRAMATALSGGSALEPALCDHAVAAVLRDEDPAYGGFGRAPKFPPSALLEALLRHDERTGTGLEVVERTCQAMARGGIYDQLAGGFARYSIDNAWVVPHFEKMLYDNALLLRVYAHWARRTGNPFARRIAGETARFLIEELGDGGMFISSLDADSGGVEGLTYVWSPEQLREVLGADDASWAASLFGVTEAGSFEHGTSVLQLPVDPDDAARFARVRDMLLAARAQRVQPGRDAKIVTAWNGLAVTALAEASVALGEPEYLDAATHCARTLLNLHLVDGRLRRVSMGGVVGGSAGILEDYAALAIALLTLYQLTGTWLPEATGLLDTALAHFADADADADADADGRWFDTADDAETLVLRPADPFDGATPSGASLIAEALQLAAHLTGAERYATAAGAALAAATPILGKAARSGGHWLAVAEAAVRGPLQIAVACDPDHSELLTAARRLAPGGAIVVGGPADSTELLTGRDRIAGRDAAYVCRGRTCDLPVTTAEDLAAALSRAV
- the coaA gene encoding type I pantothenate kinase gives rise to the protein MPRPSEPSPYVEFDRAQWRALRMATPLALSEAELRSLRGLGEQIDLLEVEEVYLPLARLIHLQVAAHQLLFAATAEFLGEQTPENPVPFVIGVAGSVAVGKSTTARVLKALLARWENHPRVDLVTTDGFLYPNAELARRNMMHRKGFPESYDRRALMRFVTAVKSGAEVACAPVYSHLLYDIVPGEKQLIRQPDILILEGLNVLQTGPALMVSDLFDFSLYVDARIEDIEQWYVSRFLSMRAGAFADPASHFHHYSTLTDEQAVFAARDIWHSINRPNLIDNILPTRPRATLVLRKDSDHSINRLRLRKL
- a CDS encoding (2Z,6E)-farnesyl diphosphate synthase: MEIIPPRLKEPAYRLYEMRLRNELIRSKSELPRHIAVLCDGNRRWARDAGYDDVSYGYRKGAAKIAEMLRWCQAAGIELTTVYLLSTENLGRDPDELSALIEIITDVVEEICAPDNHWSVRTVGDLELLGEEPARRLREAVDGTARTATSGPGSFHVNVAVGYGGRQEIVDAVRALLSKELANGATAEQLVEAVTVDAISENLYTSGQPDPDLVIRTSGEQRLSGFLLWQSAYSEMWFTEAHWPAFRRVDFLRALRDYTRRHRRHGL
- the mca gene encoding mycothiol conjugate amidase Mca; the encoded protein is MTELRLMAVHAHPDDESSKGAATTARYAAEGVRVMVVTLTGGERGDILNPAMDLPEVHGRIAEVRRDEMAKAAEILGVEHHWLGFVDSGLPEGDPLPPLPDGCFAAVPLVEPVERLVRVIREFRPHVLTTYDENGGYPHPDHIRCHEVSVAAYEAAADHLRYPDAGEPWSVSKLYYNHGFLRRRMQMLQDEFVKHGRTGPFDKWLEHWDPEFDVFEGRVTTRVHCSEYFAQRDDALRAHATQIDPTGDFFHAPIEWQQRLWPTEEFELARSRVRVQLPETDLFTGIET
- the trhA gene encoding PAQR family membrane homeostasis protein TrhA, whose amino-acid sequence is MTTPIDAGRPYRSAAATTQSSDDPGDLPAAVVDGVAQFLGKPRARGWIHVYSAIVAFIAGAALVSVSWSLQGTRAGVSTLIYTFTIVAMFTVSGTYHRVNWTSPNARKWMKRLDHSTIFVFIAGSYTPFALLALPDSKGMVLFWIVWSGAAAGVLLKMFWPSAPAWVGVPLYLLLGWVAAWFIGPIMDGAGVAAVVLLIVGGALYSIGGVLYGLKWPNPWPTTFGHHEFFHACTAVAAICHYIAMWFAVF